The segment CCTCATGTTTCGACCAGAGAAACGCACACTTCTGCATacgtacatactgtatacacacacacacaaacacacaaaaacgcgtcattcattcatccaggCTTGTGTCAGGGTGTTGAAATTCCAGTTTTTACAAGGCCACGCATCATAGAATAAAATGAAGTGATCAGATAGAGATGAAACCCCTTCTGAGAAGTTCCTGTGACCCTGGTTACGTTTACAGTCACACTATAATACGACTATTGTCAATACTCCGAGACAATAGTGTGATTCAGCTGATTCTGATTCGACATGATTCTGGAAATGACTTTggatttttattgtcatttctgTTTGAATACTCTCAACTGAAAACCCACTTTAACTTTAAAGTGGCAATCTGCGAGTTcctcttttattttgtctccatctttggtgctaagcgctcattactgtggtgtttctgtactgcacttcccagagatcacctgtcaatcaaacagtgtgtccagtactgtgacgtctttttccttggatcttctgttgatgtagtttgagtttCATGGTGGCTATCTCTGCTCATGCTACccaattcttcttctgtttattccaaacaaactgtaacgtaaaacacatcacttcctgtgcggcgggaaaaacctaccagacaccgggtgtttagaacagcaaatataaaagctttcatgaactggctataggttacACTATTGCGTTCTatatcaattggtgatagaaagtagcaaaacaaacatttatttatatgaaaatgtcacagattattactttaagctAAATTCTTGTAGAGCAGCATGTAGTGTTACAAAAGAAAAAGTTTCTAATGAAACCGATGCTTGCTTGGAGCCAAGTGGTGAATCTAATTCTCCGTGTCCTTtttgtctcctttctctcccaagGCTGATAACCACTTAAGCATGAAGACGAGGAGCGAGGTGCAGGGTGATGTAATCGTCACTGAGTCCAGGAGAAAAGACCTCTTTTGTCTCACGCCTGCAATGGTGTGAATAAGacctcccttccccctccctgcACACCGCCAAAAGCCTCCTCTACTTTCAGAATCAGGCTGTTGTGGACACACCGTTTGGCATACAtacacccctccccacccaccaccccctttacacacacacacacacacacacacacacatacacaaagtcTCACAAACACAAGAAAGATAGTTGGGGTTTAGGTTTTTAGTTTTTCAGGGCCATAGtgaggcctctctctctctctgtctctctctctgtccctctctctctctctctctctctctctctctctctctctctctcactctctcttggcCTGGGGTTTGGGCTGCCAAGCGCCATCAGGATGACATCATACCCGGCCGACACAATGGAGCTCTTCATCTCCTGAGGGCCCTCACCAGGCTGCGTCACTGCCCTGGACCGCCAGCCCGGGacgacaaggaggaggagaagaagaaggaggaggacgacgacgagggagggaggaggaagagcaggagtaggaggaggcggaggaggaggagggggtgggggggtggggtggggcgggagggaggcggggggtcGGGCAGGGGGGGGCTCTCGGGGCTCTCGGAGAGAGAAGTAGTTTGTCATGTCGGAGCGTCCCGTGGGAGCAGGAGCCGGGTCTGGGCCCGGGTCTGGGCCCGGGTCCGGGGCGGCGGGGCCGGGCGCGGTGCGGCCCATTGGGGCGGACGGGCTGGTGGCTCTGCTGGAGGGGGGGCTGGACCGGGTGCTGCTCATCGACAGCAGGCCCTTCGTGGACTATAACGCCTCGCACATCCTGGAGGCGGTCAACGTCAACTGCTCCAAGCTGATGAAGAGGAGGCTGCAGCAGGACAAGGTGCAGATCGCCGAGCTCCTGCAGCACTCCGCCAAAAAGAAGGTAAAGACCACGGAGGTCACAGAGTCACCTCTCCTCCGAGAACCTGTACCatcttaaaaagtctgaaaaagtcttaaaatgaatgatctaaaatgtcttaaatccagttattagaaGTCGTATTTGTTCACCAGGGTTAGAACAgagttagtagtacaatatgcatcatATCTGCTTCACTTCAATGTCCCTTAacatttaattttctgttgtcctttttcttatatttCCCATTTATACTTTCAGAACTTTCACTAGAAAGTTTAAGAAGATATaggttttgtttctttattttagcttttaaaaaggtcttaaaaagtcataaatttggctttctgtaACCTGAAGTTACCCTGCTCTCACTTCTTAACGCTTCTTAAACTTGGTTGCATGTGGGCGTACGATCTAAGGGCAATATATATTTAACAAAGAGATTTTGCAAGTTGCAGAGCTTAGTCCTCCCCTTTTGTGGTCTTGCGTTAAATTGGAATAACAGCTTTAAGGAAGCTTGCCTGCTCGTTTTATTACTGAGGCAACATTTTCCTATGATTGTGAGCCGTAATTAATTCTGTGCGCAATGAGGTAGAGAAAGTCTAGTTTCCTCAAGTTTGTAGAACTTGCAGTGCAGCCAAGCCACAGTGGTTTTGCCTCTGTGTTCAGCTGAGAATGGGAGTGTGTCTACTGCCAGGGACCCCTGAGTGGTACTACCTGCATAATGAGGAGCCATTGGCATCTGATGTGTGGTGACAGGCGGGTAGCTGCTAGGGTTCGACCCATAtatgtttgctgatatatcggACCAATATTGgtctttcattaaaaatcagatctggtccgtCCACCTCTATATggtggatatgatgcagtttgtttttgaCATGTTATGTGTTAACAtgaaaatgctcaaatttaaagatattgactaTTGACACACAATGTCAGCTATCACCAGTTATCAATCCAaaagtatcggtatcggccttcaaaaactgaTATCAGTCAAAGATTAGTAGCTAGCATAGGTGCTAAAATAGACACATTTCATGTATTCCTCCTCCTATGTATTGTGGATGTCTACTTCTGTTGGAAGCTCTTTATAACTAACTGAGAGTTCAAACACCGCTTGCCGTTCAGGCTACTGTGGGATGCTTTTGTGCTGTTGTGATGTGAATGGCTAACAGTGGGATGGGTGAATGAATGCAGGAAACAGATGTGGGGATGACAATACCACGGGATGTAGGAAGTCACATTTTTACCACGCTCCAGGTGTTAAGCTATACAAATGATGTTATAACAACACTTAAGAGAGCTTGTGTACAGCACTGTAGACCCGCTGGCATCACATTATTtgttgtcatggaaaatgaACCCACTATTCCAAAACAAACACTGCAGCTGCAGTAGCTGCAGCCAGCAACTAATGGGCGCTTAAAGGAATGCACCAAGTTTTTTAGagattgtcccgttggtcaacttacacTTAAGTGATGACAACGTAGGCaccaaatcatccatgtgtaCCCTGTAGATTATTGGCTCTGGtgatccatgctaacattttggCATActctgtgttgagtgatagtaggccacaaGCTTCATCCAAtataagaagactgaccttttagtaataaaaagttatcagtgttttttatattatatgGTCTATAtactaaattttaaaaatgaaatatcattaagtgagtatggctagtttgtttttggaactatttcaggtaagcgaccacatattcatccactgtgcagtgatttttagctgatTTTACACAGTCTCCCAccgcccaccaccttcacttcctatggaaacagggaaagtagtccctgctagttcaaaacggtatgttatttttatatcatattgtatcatttgtgtaaattttaccaatctcccaCACAAAACTGTCAGACTTAGCCACATATCATTTACGATTACTtgccatttagctttagagctgctacaagttcttaCTTTCTCACTTTGGAGATAAtactagtggcctactatcactcagcatagtgtatgctaaagtgttagcatggagcctgctctCAACATGGTGTGAATGGACggtcactggttcaaatccctagTCGAAGGGgtagggaaagtgaatgagtaacactctgccctccctcaATAATCACCATTGGGGTGCCCTTGAACAAGACACCAACTGCTGCCAGTGGAGccgctcagtggccagcagtagaagactgtggttgtactgggcggctcttagtgtgaatgtgtggaactgtataaATGTGAACTAgagtgttgctggaaaagaacttcgagctcagtcaactttccctggataaatacagATTAAAAGCTTGGAATTATGAGGTTCTGTCTGCAGTTGTTATGAGAAATTTAGCCACGAAGTCCTGTCCAGTAAGCTGTGTATAAAGTCTTAGCTGAAGCACATGTTCAGTAGCGTATCAAATTCTTCATACATGCTGTGTAATTGCTGAATTTGACTCTGATTCCAAAGCCCATGGCACAAATCAGATCTATTCAGAGGCAACGATATCAACTCTAGCCATCAAGGTCATACATGCTTAAGGGGACCACAGCACAATGACTAGCCTAGTTTAAAGTAGAAATATTAGCCATGGTTATAAGTTGCTGTGTTAACTGGGACTGGTTCTATCCTGCCAGATGGACTGCACTGATCTCTGTAAAAGGCCGTGAAAAAGACTCCCTCCACACTAGGCAGGCTGATGGGTTGTTGTGCTGGGTCATTGATAGTCTGTAGCCACAGACAGTTGAAGACTGGGAACTGCTCTGTCTCTACAGTGTAAAAATTCATAGTAGATTATTGTATTCAAGTAATTTAGTGAACCTAACTCATCTTTATTCATTAAAGTGCTAGaggtatcattttaacatcaataaatcattttgagacattagtataattacagtaaacaacaagaccatcaccaagaagattggcagaatctactggcctctacactgcattttacattgtgtgacactAGTTCAGATTTcatgggaaatctgctgtattgctttatgaCACAAAGGgatattgctttacagcacaaaacaggaaccgtTTTACTTTGCcagtaatacacaactttattccagttccactattctaactgTATGGTTTCAATTTCGTGTGAGCTACCCTGCATACTGGCTGTTATCAAGGCTGTTAACAACTCTAATCCTCCTTCTGGCTCTTCAAAACAAGCCGAGCGATGCCGGGGAGGGGGAAAGGGGGCAAGCAGCAGCATCCcctttgcaacaggaagcaacagagTTTATGGGAAACGTGGTTTTAATTATGAAAACCACAAGATGCTACATGTAGTACCTTTATGTATATAGAGgtgtttgtcaatttcaacttaGAATTTTATGAATTTTGACTTAAATTTATGAGTTCACATTCACAGAAACTGATCGTATAACAGTTTAATAAGAAACTTATAAAATTACAGCTTATTAGGATACTTTGCAGCACACATTGCGCTTGAGTTAAGTATCCATTTCAATCCCTTTTTTCCTATACTCAATAAATCTTAGAATATCTGTAAATTGGAGTAGCCATTCTCTGTTTaacatagtagtagtagtatcccCTTGCACTCACAGCATACGGTATAATCATTCTGTTACACATGGACAACTGACACTAAAAAGCTCCTCACCAGTGAAAGAATAAATAACAGGGGAAGACAGTGCAGAACGTTTCTGCTCAAAATGCTTATGGAGCTCTTGAGTAGTGCTTGGCTCAATGGCAGTCGGTGTTGCAACAGCAATAAACAAAGATGGAAGTAGGTCAGCATCCGAGACACTCACTCTGTAAATTTGATTAAGCCTCATTCCCCTCTCGTATGTGTCtgtggtttatgtgtgtgtgtgtgtgtattcttgcacttctatccttgtgagaaccggTTTGAGTTTTACACCTTccgagtgaggacatttttgcaaagtgaggtcattttgtcCGAtactcacttcttcaagggacTAGTTTAGGTAATAAAtctagtcaatggaaggtcttCATAATATTTTGTATAGTGTGTACTGTGAAGCGAGTTTGTCATTGTTATTTCATAACGGCTGAGTTTTATGGTTTCAGGCTGTCCTCATCTCAGCAGTATGAGTGGGTGTATGTGTCAGTGAAAGCCTAATGGCAAAGCACATTCACATTGTTATGAAGCTCTGAATGATCTGAGTGGTTCATTTAGAAGTAAATGAACTGATAGGAAGTACCTTGAATGCAAAATGGGATTTaatggaagtggaggaggaccCTAGAAATATTCTAGGGAAATATTCTTTCCTATTTCCAGGGTCCTCCACTTCCATTCaatgctgcctgaggaagagcttTGTGCTTGAAACGTGTTGCATAGCTGCATGTATATAAGCCTTTTTGTATTCGTCCCTTGCTCACTCATGtgcttttgttcatttttgcGCTTATATAGAACATTCATATTTATATACTTAATAATTATATAACATGCTTTTTGCATTCAAGGTACTTaatatctgtttattttttgatttaCCTTTGGGACCTTGGAAGACCTTTCCCcctgtttttttatgtaaatgaactgaaatgaaatgagaatgtAGAGATGTTATCACCACCCATAGAAACGTCTGCACACCCAAACATTATTgccacaggtagaaacatcatcgctGCGCAAAGAAATGTCATCACGTCAGGTAAAAACGTCATTGCCgcgggtagaaatgtcatcaccgtGGGGAGAAAAGTCTTCATCGTGGGTAGAAATGTCTTCACTGTGGGGAGAAACTTCATCACCATGGGTAAAACATCATGACTGTGGGGAGAAACATCATTGCCATAGGTAGGAACATCATCCCCGGGGGTAAGAACGTTGTCCTGGCGGATAGAAACATTATCACCTCAGTTAGAAACATCATCCCCCGAAACGTCACTTGGGGTATAAACAATATCCTCCTGGGTAGAAACGTCAATACTCATTCACAGCAGCTGCAAACACAATTGGGGCAAAAATGACTTGTCATCGCGTCTTTGGGTGTACCAGAAGGCTGTCTCAGTGCCATTGCTTCCACTTCCAGCAGCTAGACAGTACTGTTGATTACAgtagtatgagtgtgtgtgactaccTCCTAGTTAAACTCCTGGCGTTACCTCCTAGTAACTCTGGACGTATAGGCTTAAAGGCCTAGTTTGAGTAAGCCAAGACTAAAGGCTAAAGAACTTTTGGCCTCAGTTGATGCACATTGCTGTATAATTAACTCTacctttccctctgtgtgttgcAGTTGGAATTGCAGGGTGGTCAGGAGGTGGTGGTGTATGACCAGAGTTCATCAGACCCGGCAGCTTTGTCCTCAGAGGCCTTCCTGAGCGTCCTGTTGGCCAAGCTAGAGAGGAGCTTCCCCTCTGTCCACCTACTCTCAGGTAAGCCCCGCCTGCCTCCACTGTCAAAGATAGATCAATCTGCAACAGAGAAGGGGGTGACCCACCCCACAAAGTGAGACGCCATAGAACTGCCCTATTGCCCaaattcttattattatttgccTCACAGGAAGAAAGATGCAGGTTCAATCcatggtcctttctgtgtggagtatcctgggtttcctcccacagtctgAAAACATGCAACAGGGTATCTGCAAATTTCAACTAGTtaaaacctttttaatgctaatTAGAATGAAATGCAAGACCAATTTGCcactgaaatgaacatgaaatcATGAACAAATCTGTATGATTGGGTTTATTTCTTAccagaaaaacaagaacaagaaatcatttttaatttatctAAAGCTGGATTTAAGACTTAAAGGCTGTACTTAATGCTATTCAAAAACTTTTGAGGGGTTGAATTTAGATAATCATATTCAAGACAAATCAAGACTTTaccaggacctgcagacaccccgATTAAGCTAGGATTAAGCgggtggagaaaatgaatgaataactaCATTTTGACCAAAATGTTAGATGAAACTCACATAGTCATCATATACTAGATGGgtgtgtctttttctgtctgtgtctcagtGAACATGCCCTGTTTACCTGTTTATCCAGACCCTCCCTCCCTTATCAGCTGTCTTAACTAGGCTGGTGACATACATTACATTCAGCTTTCACAATGCAACTCATGCTTCCTCATTCCTCGCTTGCCTACCAGAGTGTTCTCCACTTATTGTTGTCTTCTACAATTAGGGCTGGTGATAAGTGGTGATGAAAGAATATTTGCTCCAAAATACTGGAAAAGCCATCAAGCTCTTAACTTGATGTTTCTCAATCACTGAAATAACTTCTAGAGAACTAGAAAGTGCTGCCTCTTGCATTTTTGAATGATTTTTGTGCTACTATCCAAGTTTGAAGGCTTTACCGACTACTACTGCCAAGTGGATAGCCATGCATACCTcattgtcaaaatgtcaaagttaTAAATGATTGTGATCCACTTTTTCTGTGATGGGAACAGAACTTCCCTTTGGCATTTTTAAATAACAGCTTTGTTTTGTTATCTGTCAGGGAAATACATGTTCCTCATTCTGatacaacaaatacaaaatgctGTTGTGTAACTGTTAAACCCTTGACCTAGTGAGCATAAAAGAGTAGGATTTTGGAACCCCAAAAGGCTTTAGTTTTTTACGTGAGAGGGTGGAGTCGTCAATCCAACATTACATCATGGTTACATAACGTAACCCTCAgtggaaagaagggaggagttCTGCAGTCAGCCTGCCTGTCGGTCAACCTAATAAACAATGCAGTGAAATGTCACTGGGCTGAAACTTAGTATGTTCATCTATCAAGCATCTTCACAACTTGAATACCGAAGTGCAAGTTGAAATAGATGGTGCTGCTCTCGCACAATAAAAATAGCCTGCACAGTTCCTCAGCTCCCTTATAGACCACTTTTAAGGAACATGGCTGCCTTCTTTTTGGACATACTTTGTTGCAGTGATAGcacaattaataataatgtggTAATTACATTTAAGAAGAGCATGGTGTTTTTTGAGCATTTTTTAACAGGAAgatggattggagactctaaatttcCCATAGGTATGGATGTgagtgtctatctatctgtgttagccctgtgattaACTGGAGACCTGTCCAGAGTGtctcaatgcatgctgggatagactccagcccCCCACTACCTTGAAAAGGATTAAGTGGttagagaaaatgaataagCCATCTTCAATTTAAGGAAGAAATTAGAATTTTATATACACAGGCTAATGCTATCACATTAGTTCTAGATGCGCAAAATGATGTTGAGATTGCATGATTTGCTCGGAGGAAGGAACATCACTTCATCAAGCCCATATTGGCCGGCAGAGCTGAAGAGGGCTGCAGAGACTCAATTCAGGGgcttgttgctaggcaacaagTGTAGAGCATGAACCAGTCTGGAGCTGGTGGCAGCAGTCTGAGTACTGCTGAATAACTATAAACTAACTATACATTAGGGCTCAACCGATGTGGATATTTGAAGGcagataccaatatttttagactgaagtcgccAATAGACAATACTCAATAACCGgacaatattcagtatctttaaatttgactgttttcatgccaaacaattacaagtattcagtgtttctcccagaatagtattcttgtcagagtggaaaagcctctgaaacagcatttagaccatcatgggacactaaaactctccactgaaacccagactaattaaattattttagggttagcggCTCCTAAAgacagggtgacccaccacacctattcaatactagggaaactctgggatacattattacctttaaatgaagaattaatttactaGAAACACTATTGAACGATTAAATGCATAAATacaatgtgcaaagaaaataaaatgtcatgtcaggttttccagactgtttttctgtagctgtggttagggaggaacctccatcatatcagaggtggaccacactgattGGATAATATCTGATATGTAATAAAAAGGCCAACATTGGACTGATACATCAGTTTAACCAGTACTGTCTCTGTTTGCTACAAGACAGCTGAGGAGTTCACTGACATCATCCAACCACTTGTATTTTTCCACAGTATCTTTCTTTTCTGAACCAAGAGGTCAACATCTGTAGATAATGACGTGAGATGAGAAGATCTGACTGTCTTAGTGTTCAGTGTCTGGGAGAGAAACTAGCAAGGAGTATCAATTTATAATATTTGCCATATTTTACCCAAAGCAAACTTTGTGTAGGAGGGTGAAGCAagtaggagaggagtggagaatgTAACTGACTAATACCTACAATATCAAACCCTCCTTTGATGTGAAAGAACAGCACTCTTCATATGAGCATTTGATgttaagtgtttgtgttttgggttGCCAGGTGGCTTTGCTGAGTTCTCCCACCTCTTCCCTGGCTTGTGTGAGGGCAAGTCCACCCTGGTGCCCTCCTGCATCTCCCAGCCCTGCCTGCCGGTGACCAACGTCGGACCCACCCGCATCCTGCCCCACCTCTACCTGGGCTGCCAGAGAGATGTCCTCAACAAGGTAGTCTGGCCGTACAGCAGGCCTACATTGATGacctagatcagtggttctcagacATGTGCCATCAAGGCCCAAGAATCTGCAGGTTTTCTTTCCAGCCAAATACTACAGCAGCTTTAGGCCTCGATGGTGCATGGTTAAGAACTACTGTCCTAGATGAAGCCACCTATCATAAGTTTTTTTAAAACAACATCAATGAGAAACAAAAATTTACCTTGGCAACTGTTGATGTACACCAAATATTAAAGATTAAACATTAGATGGGAAACACTGCCAGTAGTCCCGTTTCTGTGTACTCTTATCATGTCAGTATCTCTGTATGAATAGTTTGAACAAAGATTTGATACATtccttccccctccttctctcaggATCTGATGCAGCAGAATGACATTGCTTACGTCCTAAATGCCAGTAATACCTGCCCCAAGCCTGACTTCATCCCAGAGTCCCATTTCCTTCGTGTTCCTGTCAATGACAGCTTTTGTGAGAAGATCCTCCCTTGGCTGGACAGATCAGTGGAGTTCATAGGTCAGCAGGCAAAACCATTATGGGAGGCCCTGACCTCTGAGATAATGAGCAAAATGTGGTCATTATGCCTGTGGATAGTTGGTACAGTGTGTGGATTTGTAAAATGTCACCTAAGTACTCTGTTATGTAAGATCACTGCATGTGTTGCACTCTGTTTGCTTTTGAAAATACAAAGGgaaacagtctctctctttcaaatgcCTTAATTTCTCGACCTTTGTTTAAATATTGGCTTTGTTCAGTTGTGTATCATGGAAATACGGTTTCCTTATTCATATACAGCAGATACAAAATGTTATCAAATGTAAACTGTTAGGCTGTTCTCAGTTAAGTCTGTGCTTGTGTATTTCAGAGAAGGCAAAAGCCTCCAATGCTCGGGTCCTGGTCCACTGTCTTGCTGGCATCTCCCGCTCAGCCACGATTGCCATTGCCTACATAATGAAGAGAATGGACATGTCCTTGGATGAGGCATACAGGTGAGATTCAAATCACAGCAAGGCATAAACCACAACTTTTACAGTTCCAGTTTATGTGTATGCCACAGGCCAAATTCCTGTGTGTGGAGATTTCTGGGGTCTTTTATCATGCACATTCTCTGCCCATAGGTTGTAACAATACAGAATGTCTGTCCTAATGAACCCAGATCCTCATCTGCCCTCTAATTAAACTGTCCTCTGTGTCACTGCCAATTACAAATCACATCATGATATCCACTAATGATGGCCATAGAATGAGGACTGAGGTTATTTCATGTTCTATAGCCTCTACAACTTCTCCACCAGACTTCCATGTgtatttttccctctctccccaggtTTGTGAAGGAGAAAAGGCCAACCATCTCCCCGAACTTCAACTTCCTGGGCCAGCTTCTGGATTTCGAGAAAAAGATCAAAAGTCCCCATGGTACTGAGACTAAGCTCAAGTCCTTCCATTCAGAGCAGAGCGGCGAGGCCTCCGCTCAGCCGGAGGGGCAAGGCAGTGCTCAGGAGTCTCCAGCTAGTCAGGAATCTGCAGTTGGCCCCGGCCTAGCCCTGCTGGAGCCCCTCACCCTGACATGTGTGTTAGCTGATGCCCCTGAGGAGCGGCTCCTGGCTCAGGCTCTGAGTGGCCTGCAGCTCGCAGAGGGGGCAGAGGATAATGCCAGGCTCAAACGTTCCTTCTCGTTGGACATCAAGTCGTACGGCGAACCGGGCAGCAATGCCGCTCACCGAGTCTTTGTCCCTCACGCCGGAGCAGGGGACGCCTCGGAGTACTTCAAACCTTCTGCCTTCAAGGAACCGGCCAGCAAGCCCTGCCAGTTCTCCCCTGTGGAAGAAGTATCAGAGCAGTCCACTCCAGAACAAAGCCCCGACAAGGAGGAGGTGGACGGGCCAGATCCCGTCATACCGGCAGCCTCCAACGCATTCTCCACCACGTCTACCACCAGTACCAGTACCAAGCAGCCCACCGCAGCCAAGCCTCCAGCGCCTACACCGCATTGTTCCCATCAGCTACACCGGAGCGGCAGTATGGAGGAGAACACCCACGCTGCTAGCTTTTTGTTCGGCCTGTCCCGCAGTCAGCAGCAGCTGGCGAAGCCCGGCGCCGGCGGCACCCTGAAAGGCTGGCACTCAGACATCCTGCTGGGACCCGTCAccgtctccacctcctccctggCGGGCGGTTGGTACCTCTCGTCCGAGTCCACCCGCTTGTACTCCACCTCGGCCATCCTGAGCGGCGGGGGCTTCGCGGCCTACAGCTGCGGCCATGGTCTGGAGGCGGTGCGGCGGCGCGGCCGGCAGAGGAGTGGCGACCGGGGAGACTCGCGCCGGAGCTGGCACGAAGAGAGCACCTTTGAGAAGCAGCTGAAGCGCCGCAGCTGCCAGATGGAGTTCGGCGACGGCATGTCGGAGAGTCGCTCACGGGAGGAGATGGGCAAAGTGGGGAGTCAGTCCAGCTTCTCCGGTAGCATGGAGATCATCGAGGTGTCCTGAGAGGGATTTTCTGGACATCTTCTGGACAGTGTCCCCATGTTACCCAAGGatttggtatattttcagaaatcTCCCACTCGGTTGGGATAACACTGCACTCTAAATGCCGCTTGGGCTAGACCTTGAACTCTACTGGCGCTATAATAAAAGTGCTTTTGTTCCAACAGCCTTAAATGTAGTAGAGAGTAACTCTCATCTCGGAAGCAGCTGTGTGTTACTGaatgtgatgaagaggatgcATAACACcctaaagacatttttttttcactgaggACTGAGCCTTTGAATGTTTTGTCTTGTTCGTGGATGAGCGTTACTCAtcattttctgaatttgttTGAATTCTCATCAGCCCTAGGTGTCTGTCAGACATTGTTGATTTTCTTACCAATACAAGGAACCTAAAATGAAGCCTGATGATGTTGAACTGGAATGGGGAAGTTTACCATATTCTTCTGTTCTTCTACTTGCCCCTGAAGGTTTCAAGGTCTCAACTATCCAGTACCTCACAAATCCAAATTAGAGCATTGtttttgtgttattgttttt is part of the Centroberyx gerrardi isolate f3 chromosome 24, fCenGer3.hap1.cur.20231027, whole genome shotgun sequence genome and harbors:
- the dusp16 gene encoding dual specificity protein phosphatase 16, which gives rise to MKRRLQQDKVQIAELLQHSAKKKLELQGGQEVVVYDQSSSDPAALSSEAFLSVLLAKLERSFPSVHLLSGGFAEFSHLFPGLCEGKSTLVPSCISQPCLPVTNVGPTRILPHLYLGCQRDVLNKDLMQQNDIAYVLNASNTCPKPDFIPESHFLRVPVNDSFCEKILPWLDRSVEFIEKAKASNARVLVHCLAGISRSATIAIAYIMKRMDMSLDEAYRFVKEKRPTISPNFNFLGQLLDFEKKIKSPHGTETKLKSFHSEQSGEASAQPEGQGSAQESPASQESAVGPGLALLEPLTLTCVLADAPEERLLAQALSGLQLAEGAEDNARLKRSFSLDIKSYGEPGSNAAHRVFVPHAGAGDASEYFKPSAFKEPASKPCQFSPVEEVSEQSTPEQSPDKEEVDGPDPVIPAASNAFSTTSTTSTSTKQPTAAKPPAPTPHCSHQLHRSGSMEENTHAASFLFGLSRSQQQLAKPGAGGTLKGWHSDILLGPVTVSTSSLAGGWYLSSESTRLYSTSAILSGGGFAAYSCGHGLEAVRRRGRQRSGDRGDSRRSWHEESTFEKQLKRRSCQMEFGDGMSESRSREEMGKVGSQSSFSGSMEIIEVS